One part of the Lycium ferocissimum isolate CSIRO_LF1 chromosome 8, AGI_CSIRO_Lferr_CH_V1, whole genome shotgun sequence genome encodes these proteins:
- the LOC132066551 gene encoding uncharacterized protein LOC132066551, which produces MASKVMCCFIDQFLRGVLSSVKKPRGVSVRLALANPTSVRLDDERSTIVNQVKSLDSRFEELDKKFVGAINAVDSLVRVHDETKSCVAASESAKRTCLESRLDSLESKFDYVMHCVESLVRLHSENKSCKACASGKRQPDLGYSVNDEVKLDAHLGKDLQECMENMLCKARSTKNETSPMLDMLCDAAVSSSSQLSDKTQTLSQFEKEFVKENEDRAKKRST; this is translated from the exons ATGGCATCAAAAGTAATGTGTTGTTTTATTGATCAATTTCTACGGGGTGTTTTGTCTAGTGTGAAGAAGCCCCGGGGGGTGAGTGTAAGGCTTGCCttggcgaatcccacatcggttagaCTTGATGATGAACGATCTACAATTGTCAATCAAGTAAAG TCTTTGGATAGCCGTTTCgaagaattggataaaaaaTTTGTTGGTGCGATTAATGCTGTGGATAGCTTAGTTCGTGTACATGATGAAACAAAGTCATGTGTAGCAGCTTCTGAAAGTGCTAAAAGAACTTGTTTAGAAAGTAGACTTGACAGTTTGGAAAGTAaatttgattatgtgatgcaTTGTGTTGAAAGTTTAGTTCGACTGCATAGCGAAAACAAATCTTGTAAAGCTTGTGCATCTGGTAAAAGACAACCTGATTTGGGTTATTCAGTGAATGATGAGGTGAAGTTAGATGCACATCTTGGAAAAGATTTGCAGGAATGTATGGAGAATATGCTTTGTAAAGCAAGGTCTACAAAAAATGAGACCTCTCCCATGCTCGATATGCTCTGTGATGCTGCTGTTTCTTCATCAAGTCAACTGTCTGATAAAACTCAAACTCTTTCTCAGTTTGAAAAGGAATTtgtgaaagaaaatgaagaccgcgcaaaaaaaagaagCACTTAA